One Glycine max cultivar Williams 82 chromosome 6, Glycine_max_v4.0, whole genome shotgun sequence DNA segment encodes these proteins:
- the LOC100778556 gene encoding UDP-N-acetylglucosamine transferase subunit ALG14 isoform X2 encodes MDKSNGCRFSSVTSIAVFSSAIFVVTLILVRLLYVMYCSSRSLSKRVLKPASTLIILGSGGHTAEMLNLLAVLQKDRFKPRFYIAAATDNMSLQKAQLLENSLAAENAARVTDTAQFMKIYRSREVGQSYITSIWTTLIAMVHALWLMIKIRPEVILCNGPGTCIPLCSIAFIFKILGIRWSSIFYVESIARVRRLSLSGLLLYKLRMVDQLFVQWPQLQRQYPRATYVGRLM; translated from the exons ATGGACAAAAGCAATGGCTGCCGCTTCTCTAGTGTGACTTCAATTGCTGTCTTCTCAAGTGCCAtttttgttgtaactttgattttGGTTCGTCTCCTTTATGTCATGTATTGTAGCAGCAGATCCTTGAGCAAAAGGGTTTTAAAACCTGCCAGTACCCTTATTATTTTAGGATCAG GTGGTCATACTGCTGAGATGCTTAATCTATTGGCAGTGTTGCAGAAAGATAGGTTCAAGCCAAGATTCTACATTGCTGCTGCTACTGATAATATGAGTCTTCAAAAAGCTCAGTTGTTGGAGAATTCCTTGGCTGCTGAG AATGCAGCAAGGGTAACTGATACTGCACAGTTCATGAAGATATATCGGAGTAGGGAAGTTGGTCAATCATATATAACCTCAATTTGGACTACTTTAATTGCAATGGTGCATGCACTGTGgctaatgattaaaattagacCTGAAGTG ATACTTTGTAATGGACCTGGAACTTGCATTCCCCTATGTTCAATTGCATTCATATTTAAG ATACTGGGAATTAGATGGTCATCAATTTTCTATGTTGAGAGTATTGCAAGAGTCAGAAGGCTCTCCTTGAGTGGCCTGCTCCTATACAAGTTGCGGATGGTTGATCAACTATTTGTTCAGTGGCCACAGTTGCAACGACAATATCCCCGTGCTACCTATGTTGGTCGACTCATGTAA
- the LOC100778556 gene encoding UDP-N-acetylglucosamine transferase subunit ALG14 isoform X4, which translates to MDKSNGCRFSSVTSIAVFSSAIFVVTLILVRLLYVMYCSSRSLSKRVLKPASTLIILGSVLSVVGGHTAEMLNLLAVLQKDRFKPRFYIAAATDNMSLQKAQLLENSLAAENAARVTDTAQFMKIYRSREVGQSYITSIWTTLIAMVHALWLMIKIRPEVILGIRWSSIFYVESIARVRRLSLSGLLLYKLRMVDQLFVQWPQLQRQYPRATYVGRLM; encoded by the exons ATGGACAAAAGCAATGGCTGCCGCTTCTCTAGTGTGACTTCAATTGCTGTCTTCTCAAGTGCCAtttttgttgtaactttgattttGGTTCGTCTCCTTTATGTCATGTATTGTAGCAGCAGATCCTTGAGCAAAAGGGTTTTAAAACCTGCCAGTACCCTTATTATTTTAGGATCAG TCTTATCTGTTGTAGGTGGTCATACTGCTGAGATGCTTAATCTATTGGCAGTGTTGCAGAAAGATAGGTTCAAGCCAAGATTCTACATTGCTGCTGCTACTGATAATATGAGTCTTCAAAAAGCTCAGTTGTTGGAGAATTCCTTGGCTGCTGAG AATGCAGCAAGGGTAACTGATACTGCACAGTTCATGAAGATATATCGGAGTAGGGAAGTTGGTCAATCATATATAACCTCAATTTGGACTACTTTAATTGCAATGGTGCATGCACTGTGgctaatgattaaaattagacCTGAAGTG ATACTGGGAATTAGATGGTCATCAATTTTCTATGTTGAGAGTATTGCAAGAGTCAGAAGGCTCTCCTTGAGTGGCCTGCTCCTATACAAGTTGCGGATGGTTGATCAACTATTTGTTCAGTGGCCACAGTTGCAACGACAATATCCCCGTGCTACCTATGTTGGTCGACTCATGTAA
- the LOC100778556 gene encoding UDP-N-acetylglucosamine transferase subunit ALG14 isoform X1 has product MDKSNGCRFSSVTSIAVFSSAIFVVTLILVRLLYVMYCSSRSLSKRVLKPASTLIILGSVLSVVGGHTAEMLNLLAVLQKDRFKPRFYIAAATDNMSLQKAQLLENSLAAENAARVTDTAQFMKIYRSREVGQSYITSIWTTLIAMVHALWLMIKIRPEVILCNGPGTCIPLCSIAFIFKILGIRWSSIFYVESIARVRRLSLSGLLLYKLRMVDQLFVQWPQLQRQYPRATYVGRLM; this is encoded by the exons ATGGACAAAAGCAATGGCTGCCGCTTCTCTAGTGTGACTTCAATTGCTGTCTTCTCAAGTGCCAtttttgttgtaactttgattttGGTTCGTCTCCTTTATGTCATGTATTGTAGCAGCAGATCCTTGAGCAAAAGGGTTTTAAAACCTGCCAGTACCCTTATTATTTTAGGATCAG TCTTATCTGTTGTAGGTGGTCATACTGCTGAGATGCTTAATCTATTGGCAGTGTTGCAGAAAGATAGGTTCAAGCCAAGATTCTACATTGCTGCTGCTACTGATAATATGAGTCTTCAAAAAGCTCAGTTGTTGGAGAATTCCTTGGCTGCTGAG AATGCAGCAAGGGTAACTGATACTGCACAGTTCATGAAGATATATCGGAGTAGGGAAGTTGGTCAATCATATATAACCTCAATTTGGACTACTTTAATTGCAATGGTGCATGCACTGTGgctaatgattaaaattagacCTGAAGTG ATACTTTGTAATGGACCTGGAACTTGCATTCCCCTATGTTCAATTGCATTCATATTTAAG ATACTGGGAATTAGATGGTCATCAATTTTCTATGTTGAGAGTATTGCAAGAGTCAGAAGGCTCTCCTTGAGTGGCCTGCTCCTATACAAGTTGCGGATGGTTGATCAACTATTTGTTCAGTGGCCACAGTTGCAACGACAATATCCCCGTGCTACCTATGTTGGTCGACTCATGTAA
- the LOC100818099 gene encoding probable galacturonosyltransferase-like 1 encodes MKFKSRRPQPRALVAFFLILSIFSLPASSSSSSSSSIDDVKSSTIIHQFKEAPEFYNSPECASLTDNEEDSSDRYICSEEAVHVAMTLDTTYIRGSMAAILSVLQHSSCPQNTFFHFVCSSSASLLRAAISHSFPYLNFQLYTFDDSQVSGLISSSIRSALDCPLNYARSYLANLLPICVRRVVYLDSDLILVDDIAKLAATPLGENKVLAAPEYCNANFTSYFTPTFWSNPSLSLTFADRRPCYFNTGVMVIDLERWREGDYTTKIEEWMELQKRMRIYDLGSLPPFLLVFAGNIASVDHRWNQHGLGGDNFRGLCRDLHPGPVSLLHWSGKGKPWVRLDANRPCPLDALWAPYDLLNTPFSLDS; translated from the coding sequence ATGAAATTCAAGTCAAGAAGACCACAACCACGAGCACTAGTAGCATTCTTTCTCATTCTGTCCATCTTCTCACTACCggcttcatcatcatcatcttcttcttcttccattgaTGACGTGAAATCAAGCACCATCATTCATCAATTCAAGGAAGCCCCCGAATTCTACAACTCCCCAGAATGCGCCTCCCTCACCGACAACGAGGAAGACAGTAGCGACAGGTACATATGTTCGGAGGAAGCGGTACACGTGGCAATGACGCTGGACACTACATACATCCGAGGATCCATGGCGGCGATCCTCTCGGTCCTCCAACACTCCTCGTGCCCGCAGAACACATTCTTCCACTTCGTCTGCTCCTCGAGCGCGTCCCTCCTACGCGCCGCGATCTCCCACTCGTTCCCTTACCTGAACTTCCAGCTATACACCTTCGACGACTCCCAGGTCTCGGGACTCATCTCAAGCTCAATCCGCTCCGCACTGGATTGCCCCTTAAACTACGCGCGCTCCTACTTGGCCAACCTCTTGCCCATCTGCGTGAGGCGCGTGGTGTACTTGGACTCCGATCTCATCCTCGTCGACGACATTGCCAAGCTGGCAGCAACACCATTGGGCGAAAACAAGGTCCTGGCTGCCCCCGAATACTGCAACGCCAATTTCACCTCGTACTTCACCCCAACGTTCTGGTCCAACCCTTCGCTGTCTCTCACGTTCGCGGATAGGAGGCCGTGCTACTTCAACACGGGGGTCATGGTCATCGATTTGGAGCGGTGGCGGGAGGGGGATTACACGACAAAAATTGAAGAGTGGATGGAGCTGCAGAAGAGGATGAGGATCTATGACTTGGGTTCCTTGCCGCCGTTTTTGCTTGTCTTTGCTGGGAACATTGCTTCCGTTGATCATAGGTGGAACCAGCACGGCCTCGGTGGGGACAACTTTCGTGGGCTTTGCAGAGATCTGCACCCTGGTCCTGTTAGTCTCTTGCATTGGAGTGGGAAAGGTAAACCGTGGGTTCGATTGGACGCTAATAGGCCTTGTCCTTTGGATGCGCTTTGGGCACCTTATGATCTATTGAACACTCCCTTTTCTTTGGATTCTTGA
- the LOC100778556 gene encoding UDP-N-acetylglucosamine transferase subunit ALG14 isoform X3, whose product MDKSNGCRFSSVTSIAVFSSAIFVVTLILVRLLYVMYCSSRSLSKRVLKPASTLIILGSVLQKDRFKPRFYIAAATDNMSLQKAQLLENSLAAENAARVTDTAQFMKIYRSREVGQSYITSIWTTLIAMVHALWLMIKIRPEVILCNGPGTCIPLCSIAFIFKILGIRWSSIFYVESIARVRRLSLSGLLLYKLRMVDQLFVQWPQLQRQYPRATYVGRLM is encoded by the exons ATGGACAAAAGCAATGGCTGCCGCTTCTCTAGTGTGACTTCAATTGCTGTCTTCTCAAGTGCCAtttttgttgtaactttgattttGGTTCGTCTCCTTTATGTCATGTATTGTAGCAGCAGATCCTTGAGCAAAAGGGTTTTAAAACCTGCCAGTACCCTTATTATTTTAGGATCAG TGTTGCAGAAAGATAGGTTCAAGCCAAGATTCTACATTGCTGCTGCTACTGATAATATGAGTCTTCAAAAAGCTCAGTTGTTGGAGAATTCCTTGGCTGCTGAG AATGCAGCAAGGGTAACTGATACTGCACAGTTCATGAAGATATATCGGAGTAGGGAAGTTGGTCAATCATATATAACCTCAATTTGGACTACTTTAATTGCAATGGTGCATGCACTGTGgctaatgattaaaattagacCTGAAGTG ATACTTTGTAATGGACCTGGAACTTGCATTCCCCTATGTTCAATTGCATTCATATTTAAG ATACTGGGAATTAGATGGTCATCAATTTTCTATGTTGAGAGTATTGCAAGAGTCAGAAGGCTCTCCTTGAGTGGCCTGCTCCTATACAAGTTGCGGATGGTTGATCAACTATTTGTTCAGTGGCCACAGTTGCAACGACAATATCCCCGTGCTACCTATGTTGGTCGACTCATGTAA
- the LOC100775336 gene encoding probable calcium-binding protein CML41 yields MASAKWLFKIITFPCITPPRPKSLPAIDGDTTTPPPLIGPSGPKDDDERLKDVFDHLDIDKDGKISSSELMDYFASVGESLSHKVAERVINEFDSDGDELLDFGDFEKLMKQEDSEELEDVLRSAFEMFEVEKGCGCITPKGLQQMLRQLGDVKSHDECAAMIQAFDLDGNGFLDFNEFQQMMSPAS; encoded by the coding sequence ATGGCATCAGCTAAATGGTTATTCAAGATAATAACGTTTCCATGCATAACTCCTCCCAGGCCCAAATCATTACCGGCAATAGACGGTGACACCACTACACCACCTCCTCTAATTGGGCCTTCGGGCCCAAAAGACGACGATGAGAGGCTCAAAGACGTTTTTGATCACTTGGACATTGACAAAGATGGAAAGATTTCGAGCAGCGAGTTAATGGATTATTTCGCGTCCGTGGGTGAGTCCCTGAGCCATAAAGTGGCAGAGAGAGTGATAAACGAGTTTGACTCCGATGGTGACGAGTTACTCGATTTCGGAGACTTTGAGAAACTGATGAAGCAAGAGGACAGTGAGGAATTGGAGGATGTTCTGAGAAGCGCGTTCGAGATGTTCGAGGTTGAGAAAGGGTGTGGGTGCATAACGCCCAAGGGCTTGCAACAAATGTTGCGCCAACTAGGAGACGTCAAGTCCCACGACGAGTGTGCGGCCATGATTCAAGCATTCGATCTTGACGGCAATGGCTTCCTTGATTTCAACGAATTTCAGCAGATGATGTCTCCAGCTTCTTAG